The sequence CCCAGCGCCAGCGTCGCCACCTGCGCGACTCCTTCGAGATCGTGCTGTCCGCCCAGCAGAGCCTGTCCGGCCGCCTGGCCCCGGGGTTCGAATGAGGGTGCGCCTGCCCTTCCTCCGTCACCGCCGGAGCGACCCGGGGCACTATCCCGCCGGGCCGCTGCGCGAGCTGGCCGCCGCGCCGCCACCGCGCGAGACGACCCCGGTGTCGCAGGTCGGCTTCCTCGCGCTCGACATCGAGACGACCGGCCTGGACCCGCGCGCCGACCACCTGCTGTCGGTGGGGTGGGTGCCGGTGGTCGACGGACGGGTGCTGCTCTCCGAGGCCCGCGAGCTGCGGGTCCGGCCTCCCGGCGACGTGGACGTCGGCTCCTCGGCCACCCTGCACCGCCTCACCGACGACGTGGTCTCCGACGCAGCCCCGCTGGCCGACGTGCTCCCCCGCCTGTTCGCCGCGATGCACGGCCGGGTGCTGCTCGCGCACCACGCCCCGATCGAGGTGGAGTTCCTCGGCGATGCCACCCTGTCGACGTATGGCGCCCGCCCCCGTTGACGGTCGTCGACACCCTGGCGCTGCAGCACCGTCTCGTGGCCGACGTGCACGGGGAGGTCAACGGTTCACTGCGGCTGGATGCCGCACGCAAGAGGTTCGGGCTGCCTCGCTATTCGGCCCACCACGCGCTCACCGACGCCATCGCCGCCGCCGAGCTGCTGCTGGCCCAGGTGGCCGAGCTGGAGCAGAAGCTCGGCCGGGACCTCCTGCTGCGCGACCTCTCGCCCAAGCGCTCGGGCTAGCCGGGGTCGGGCCCGGCGGTGATGCCGAAGCGGTGGGCCAGCAGGACGGCCTGCACCCGGTCCCGGGCGTCGAGCTTGGCCAGGATGCTGCGCACGTGGGTCTTCACGGTGGCCAGGGACAGCACGAGGTGGGCGGCGATCTCGCCGTTGGTCAGGCCGGACGCCATCAGGGCCAGCACCTCGCGCTCGCGCGGGCTCAGCGAGTCCAGCTGCACCGGCTCGGGCTCGGCGACCGGGGCCCGCTCCAGGAAGAGCTCGACCATCCGGGCCAGCACCGCCGGCGCAAGAGGCGCCTCTCCTGCCGCAGTCCGTTCGACCGCGGCCACCAGCTGCTGGGCGGAGGCGTCCTTGAGCATGAACCCGGCGGCGCCCGCACGCAGTGCGTCATAGACGTGCTGATCGAGGTCGAACGTCGTCAGGACGAGAACCCGGGTCGGGAGCGCCGCAGCCACGATCCGGCGGGTCCCCTCGATCCCGTCGGTGCCCGGCATCCGCACGTCCATCAGGACCACGTCGGGCCGCAGCTCGGCCGCCAGCGACGCCGCCTCGGCGCCGTCGCCCGCCTCGCCCACCACGTCGACCCCCGCCAGCTCGAGGATCAGCCTCAACCCGCTGCGCACCATGGGCTGGTCGTCGGCCAGCAGCACTCGCGTCATCGCGCCCGCCCCCCGCCCGCCGGCAGCTGCGCGACCACCTCGAAGCGACCCTCGACCCGCTCGGCCGTCAGGGTCCCGCCGAGGAGGCGGGCACGCTCCGCCATACCGAGGACGCCCCTCCCCGGCCCGGTGTCGTCCTGCGCCGAGGCGGCGTTGTCGACGCGGATGACGACGCCCTCCGGTGACCAGTCCACCCGGACGTCGACCCTCTCGCCGGGCGCGTGCTTGCCGGCATTGGTGAGGCACTCCTGGACGATGCGGTTGACCGCCAGCCAGTGGCGCGGGGCGTCCTCCCACGGCGTGCCGGTGACCTCGAGGCGGTTGGCGATGCCCAGTCGCTGCGCGCGCTCGACGAGCTCCTCGAGGCCACGACCGTCGGGGACGACGGCCAGCTCGCCGCCGCCGAGCAGGTCGAGGATCGCGCGCAGCTCGCGGCCGGCGCGCTGGGCGGTCTCGCGCACGGCGGCGATGGGTTCGGCGGCACGATCGGGGGCGAGCTCGAGGGCCTGCGCCGCCGCCTCGGAGTGGATCGACATGAGCGTCACCTCGTGGCCGACGACGTCGTGGAGCTCGCGGACGATGCGCGCCCGCTCCGAGCTCGCGGCCTCGCGTCCGGCTGCCTCGCGCTCCTCGGCGACCCGACGGTCCGACGCGCGATCCTGGTGGGCCAGCCATCGTCCGACGGTGAAGGAGCCGAGCAGGAGCAGCCAGAAGCCCAGCACCCCGAGCAGCGTCGGGGCGCCGGGCAGCTCCTCCCCGATCCGTCGCGCATCGCCACCGAGCAGCAGGTCGGCGAGCCCGATCTCCTGCTCGATCGCGAGGATTCCCAGCGTCCCGCTGGTCAGGGCCCACCCGCAGGCCAGCAGCCCCCGGCGCAGGCTCCGGCACCAGCGTCCGAGGGAGTAGAAGAGGATGATCGCGGCGACATAGCCCAGCAGCAGGAAGGCGTCAGTCGGCACCCACCACAGCGAGCTGCCGAGGATCGCAGCAACCGCCGGGCGACTGCGCCGCCAGGCCAGCGGGAGCATCGACACGACCGCGAGCACCGGGCCGAACCAGTCGTTCGACGGCGACGACAGGGGCCGGACCGGCTGCAGCCACACCACCTGGGCGAGGCTCCCAAGGACGAAGACGGCAGCGAGCAGCGCGTCGGGTCGACCCGCGACGCCTCGCCATCCGTTGGCCATGGGGCCGAGACTAGGACGATCCGGGCCTCGGCGGACTCAACCCGTGGGATGAGCTCGGACCAGCCCGTGACCCGATGTGGTGGGCGGTCCCGCCGACCTAGCGTCGCGCCATGACCATGACCTCTGACACCACCAGGACCGATGTCCGCCCCCGCAACCACACCCTCACGGCCGCCCGTGTCGTCGCCGGCCTGCTCGGCATCAACGGGCTGGCAGGCGCCACCTACTTCATCCTGATCGCCCCCGAGGAGGCCGTGTGGATCGGCCCCTGGGTCGACGTGCCGGTCGTCGCGCTGATGCTGGCCGGCTTCGTGCTCAAGCTCGCCGTCGCCTTCGCCCCCGGCCTCCCGGCCGACCGCCGGATCCGCCTGGGCTTCCTCGCCGTCGCCCTCGGAGTGGCTGTCACGCTGGTGAAGATCCCCGTCTATGACGAGCCCGAGGGCGTTCTCTTCCTTGCCTTCGACGCCGTGCTGCTCGGGGTGCTGCTGCTGGCCTGGCGCTCGACGAGGGTCGTGGTGCGGGGCTGAGTCGGCGGCGGGCGTCCCGCGGGTCGCCGGCTGACATGCTCCAGCGCCCACGGATCGCGGCGATCACTCCCTAGAGTGCTGACATGTCGCCATCCGTCCGTGACCAGCTTCGCGCGTTCGTCGACGAACGCGACTGGTCGCAGTTTCACAGCCCTGAAAACCTGGCCAAGAGCATCGCGATCGAAGCAGGTGAGCTGCTCGAGTGCTTTCAGTGGTCCGACAGCGGAGACGTAGCGCGAGTCAAGGAAGAGCTGGCCGACATAGCCACCTACTGCCACTTGCTAGCGGCAGGTCTGGGGGTCGATCTGGATCAGGTGGTGCTCGACAAGCTCGAGGTCACGCGAGCCAAGTATCCCGTCGAGAAGGCGCGTGGACGGAGCGAGAAGTATGACCGGCTTCCGGATTGAGGAAGTCCGGTTCAACGCAGACCAGCTCGCAGCCTGGGCGCCGCTGGAGCCCCGGTTCCGGAACTGGCCCGTGGTCTACACCCTCGACGGTGCCGGGAAGATCTATGTCGGGGAGTCCCTCAACGTCGCAGCAAGGTTTCGCCAGCATCTGGCATCTCCACAACGCAGCAACCTGACAAGCGCGCGAGTCGTCGTCGACGACAGCTTCAACAAGTCCGTCTGCCTGGACCTGGAGTCGTTCCTCATTCGCTTGTTCGCAGGCGACGGTCAGTTCGACGTGCTCAACGGCAACCACGGGATCACCGACTCCGACTACTACCGGCGCGAGGACTATCGCCACACTTTTCGCGACATCTTCGACGAACTGCGCGAGCGCGGTGCCTTCAGCCGACCGATCCATGAGATCGAGAACACCGACCTTTTCAAGCTTTCACCGTTCAAGGCCCTGACCCAGGACCAAGCGATCGCAGTCGACGACATCCTGAGCGGTTTGTTCCAAGACCTGCAGACGAATGCATCGAGCCGCATCGTCATCCAAGGCGCCCCCGGGACCGGCAAGACGGTCGTCGGCATCTTCCTCGCCAAACTGCTGATGGACATCAAGCACGCCGACGTGACGA comes from Nocardioides piscis and encodes:
- a CDS encoding exonuclease domain-containing protein, whose product is MRLPFLRHRRSDPGHYPAGPLRELAAAPPPRETTPVSQVGFLALDIETTGLDPRADHLLSVGWVPVVDGRVLLSEARELRVRPPGDVDVGSSATLHRLTDDVVSDAAPLADVLPRLFAAMHGRVLLAHHAPIEVEFLGDATLSTYGARPR
- a CDS encoding response regulator; amino-acid sequence: MTRVLLADDQPMVRSGLRLILELAGVDVVGEAGDGAEAASLAAELRPDVVLMDVRMPGTDGIEGTRRIVAAALPTRVLVLTTFDLDQHVYDALRAGAAGFMLKDASAQQLVAAVERTAAGEAPLAPAVLARMVELFLERAPVAEPEPVQLDSLSPREREVLALMASGLTNGEIAAHLVLSLATVKTHVRSILAKLDARDRVQAVLLAHRFGITAGPDPG
- a CDS encoding sensor histidine kinase, with protein sequence MANGWRGVAGRPDALLAAVFVLGSLAQVVWLQPVRPLSSPSNDWFGPVLAVVSMLPLAWRRSRPAVAAILGSSLWWVPTDAFLLLGYVAAIILFYSLGRWCRSLRRGLLACGWALTSGTLGILAIEQEIGLADLLLGGDARRIGEELPGAPTLLGVLGFWLLLLGSFTVGRWLAHQDRASDRRVAEEREAAGREAASSERARIVRELHDVVGHEVTLMSIHSEAAAQALELAPDRAAEPIAAVRETAQRAGRELRAILDLLGGGELAVVPDGRGLEELVERAQRLGIANRLEVTGTPWEDAPRHWLAVNRIVQECLTNAGKHAPGERVDVRVDWSPEGVVIRVDNAASAQDDTGPGRGVLGMAERARLLGGTLTAERVEGRFEVVAQLPAGGGRAR
- a CDS encoding nucleotide pyrophosphohydrolase — protein: MSPSVRDQLRAFVDERDWSQFHSPENLAKSIAIEAGELLECFQWSDSGDVARVKEELADIATYCHLLAAGLGVDLDQVVLDKLEVTRAKYPVEKARGRSEKYDRLPD